ATGGCTACCGAGTGAGGGGTGTATCGCAGGAATTGGGATGCCCGACAGATCACCTACCGAAGCTCACGAATTCAGTACCCTCACTCCGGTTACGCTTTCCTTATCCGACACCAAGAATGTCCGTTGCACCACAAGGCACAAACTTTGCAAGGTTATATGTTTTGATGAAAATGGTCAGTCTTCACTAGGCAAATCCTAAGGTCAACTCCAACGGTTCTCACGGAACCAAATAATTTATCGCACTTACGACGCACTCCTTCGTCGTCTTCGTTTAACGTAGCCTATATACGCGCCTCATTTCTTGTGCCGCATCAAAAGAACGCTTCCGGACTGCAGTTTCTGTGGTAATCCCGACGCTTCAATAAAGCATAttattaatgcgattagaattatttgggaacttcacccagttttcGGTACGTCTGTCGGTACGTTCCGTATGTAACCTCTTttgggccaacttgggtcactgggtagtccatggtctaatgtgTAGAGCATCGGGCTGATGTGCTGACGGAACCCGGTTCAAAGCCAACCCGTCGGATCTAGTCGGATCAACTTAGTAGGTCACTATAGGTATGCGCCACTGCTTATAcatgccactcttcaatgaacctctttcatgccaactCGAGTTATGGCATATGtaccactgagtatgtgccgctctGAGTTGTGGGGGTACGCTCTGCGTGAGGCTAGGGCTGGAGGCAAGCTCCGGATCTAGCCACACACAGTCGTTCCGTCGCactccccaacccgtagcgcgtgcaatcgcagctacgtagggttcgggcgaataatgCAACGAGCGGGTCAACTTAACACCGTTTATTGCTGCGAGCAATAaggcacacttgcagagggaaatCCACTcggtataataagtaataaaacgGCTTGTCTCATTGTTTGTGATAGTCACGCAAGCGAGGTCAttcacgggttgcagcgggtaaaATCTGTTCCGGCAGGTTCGAGGTAGGGACGCTAAAAAGAGACGGTATACCCCGGTGGCGCTCTTTTATGCGTTTTTAGCTTTCGCGAGGAGAATCgcctcctcgcccgtcggatacCTTCCCCCGCTTCTTGACCAATCCTCTGTTGTAGTTATGTCCCATTTACTGGTGTTatcgtcatcattatcattatcattctTAGGTACTCATTTCTTCCTCTTGCTACTAGAGAGTGAAACAGCTTGGACCCTTCTGTCACTAAACTTACAACTTTAAGATTTATTTTTGAAAGGGCATAGACAATGAATTTTGTATCTGTTAAATTTTGTTTAACTTGCTTTGAAATCTTATCATTCGTTTCATTCATTTGACATGTTTCGTTTTTCTTGTGCTGTTACTATTATATACCTATTCTTGTATACTGTTCTTGTAAATGCCCGTCCAGCGATGATCCTGTATAGGATTGgcagtatgtgaaataaataaataaataaacaaataaataaataactaaacaactaaataaataaatcatcacCTTCGTGGAAGGCGACGAAAATGGAAAATCGCGCGagtaagaagaaagaagaagacgacgaagaagaacaaGATTAAGCCCGCTGTTCGTGCCCGCGACCACTTCTGCTAGGATTTCAATGGAGTCCCGACATAGTTCGCCTGAATCTAGTTCGCCTACACCTCCGCCTACACCTCACCTACACCTCCATAGTTCGCCTACACCTCCGCGAAGCAGATCTACAATGCTCCCGCTTCCAATGGTAAGTACATTTTTTCTTGCCTCGTAATTGGAGTGCCGATAACTGGTCTTCATCCTACGCTCCAACCTAACTCGTGATGACTGTAAGAGAAACAGCAAGAGTTTGTCAGCCGGCGGCCTTATTGCATTGTTTATGGTCATCTGAGTGCAGTAGACTAGGAGACTAAACATATTGCCATTGTGGTCTTCTTACGTTCAGCGACGTTCTGAGAAAGGTTACGAGGTCGCTAGACCAAGCCGAGCCGCAGCAGTCACCATTCTGGTGTGTGAGAAACATATAATCAATTAGTCGTGCACTCAGATTTGACTCCGTGTTGATAAatcccatgtggtcaaaattaatcgaaAGTGCTCTCGTACTTAGGCGCTTTTCTCAGCCAGCTGGTCAGCTTCATGAGTAAACGCAATCATATATTACATTTTACTTGAGGCCCTAGAGTTAACTATCTTCTTTGTTCTTTGCGAAACTAACTTGCAGCATCATGCCGCAATAATTCCAATGCGCTGTTTTTGTTGAAAGCGTGCTCAAGGGACCTACCTTGCAGTGGCTGGCGTAGACTTCGCGATCAGATACTATCATTTATCTACTAGTCGAAAGTACATAGACGTTACGACGCTATAGTGCAGGCAGAAACTCTTGTCATTACTCTATCTGTAGCGTATATACCATGACGTCTCTGACGTACACATTTTACTGCTTGTAACAAGCAAGTTACTGAGCTTCCATAATTTGTGctttcttttcatctttcctACCGAGTCACATGAAGAGCATTGCGCATTATATTATCAGGCATTTCCATACACGGTTCtacaaaaaaaaagcgttttgttAAATATATCTTGCATCGTCTATATCCATAGGCGTATTATGCCATTTGACTCGACATATAGAGAGAGATGAAGTGAGATAGGTCAGAAGCTTGCAGCTCATCTCTGCCCCCACTCCTCGAGAAGTAGTTGGTACGCCACTATTTCGAGGTTAGTTTTGTGTCATTAGCGAAAAAGGAACGTAAACGAATTGGAGTAAACGAATTCATGTTCACTGATAACCTATAGCGAAGTGTTTGCACTTGAGCTTCGTGATTGTGAGTGCATAGCCCACGTCGTGTCTTCTTTTTCTGCCTGTCCGTTTTAAGCTAAATTCTTTGTGGATCTCAGCGTTAGAAAAGTAACTTGGCAATAATATTTCTATGACCCGCAGAAGATCGGTACGCTGTACCAGTCTCAGCGGCATATCATCGCGAGTCCGCCCCCGCCTCCTGAGCGTCCCAAACTGGGAACGAAAGCGACCGTGGTGGCCGCGCTGCTGGTAGTCGCAGTCGCAGTCTGCGTCGTGTCCGCCATCGCTGTCCCAATCACACggcgcatacggcgcgctgccCAGCTCGCCGGCCTGTGCGAGACCACGGCGTGCACCTCGTACGCTCGCATGGTGGCGCAAAGCACGTCGGGATCGGTCAACCCGTGCCACAACTTCTACCACTTCGTCTGCGAAGGCTACGCCAACTCGTCGCGCTCAGTGTTCCGGGACCACATGGACACCTTCACCAGCCTCGTGACACGCTCGCTGCGCACAGCCGTGGCGCCGGAGTCGGCGCAGAGTGCATTCGAAAAGGCCGCCGTCTTCTACCAGTCGTGCGTTGCTGTGGTCGCCGAAGGGACAAACCAGTTCGACCAGTTCAGAGATATCATGGAAGACGCCGGTATCCTGTGGCCCCGAGTCGCACAGACACCCGAGCTTATGGCCTCCATGCTCAAGATGGCCATCACCTTGAACCTTTTCACCATCGTGTTCTTCGCTGCCGATAGCGACGTCGGAAAGTGCCGCATCGAGATCTGGAAGGGAGACATCCTGGAATACATGAAGCGACGTCGCCACGAGCTCGAGGCCGTCGGAAAGTACGAGATGTATTACGAATCTTTCTCCCGTATCTTCGGTGTCGACGATGAGAACGCAATATCTACGAAGAGCAAAGGTGGCGACGCCCCTGTTTCTTCCAGAAACGCATCGCTGAACTTCCAGCAATTCCTTCAGACCGAGAACATCGTCTTCCACTATCTGACTGGTCGCAAGCGGTCTGCGAAGGCAGTCTTCGACAACATCGCGAGGCTGCATCGCGTATCGCCGTCGATTACGGCGTGGCGCTGGGCAGACGTGTTTAGACAAATGATGGGGATGCCCTCGGCACGGGCGGACAATGCTTCATCGCTAACCCTACCATGCTCGCAAGAGATCACAGTTTGGGACTTGCAGTATCTTCGCTCTCTAGACGATGCGCTGCTTGCGGTGGGCTGGCACCAGCTTCATTTCTACTACGGATGGACCATCGTTCAAGTTTTGGCGCGCTTCATGTCCTACGGCCTCTCTGTCATGAGCCACGGAAGCGTCAAAGCAGCGCGCGATGAGTCACCGCTCCATTGCCTGCGGCTCACCGAGAGCAGCGTGGGACTGGTGGTGTACCAGCGCTACGCGGCCACCGATTTCAACAAAGACACGCGACTGGAGCTGCACGAGATGGTGAACGTAGTGTACGCTGCGCTTCTGCGCATGCTGCAGGCGAACCCGGATCTGGACGTGCGCGAGACGTCGATAGACCTGCGACTGCTCGAGAGCACGCTTCTTCCCAAGTTCGAGTTAATCGAGGACACAACGAGGCTGGATAGACTGTTCGCCGACGTCCCAAACATGGCGAAAGACTCGTTCGCACAGAACTGGCTGCAGCTCCAGCAGGCGCTGCGGCGCATGAGACCCGCGGTGCGACATGCCATCCGACCGTTCTATCTGTCAACCACTGCTACTGCCAGCGGGTACTCGATTCGCCGAGCAAGTGACAGAAGGGAGCTGGGCCTAGCACCATATGTGTCACTTTTGCCATTGTACGACCATCAGGTAAGTCGATACGAAGTAATCAGCTGTAGTTGTCGAATGTGAAAGCAAGGGTGTATTGTATTACGGAGAAAACTAAAGGAAACTTAGAACATGCATGCTGGATGCTATAGGAGTATGTTTCGGTCATCTTGACTAGAACCTGTGACTCTTACTAGACCTGTGAATACCACAGGTGAAGGTTGAATTAAAGGTGAACATTGTGCTTATGTCTGCCCAGTTGAGAATGATAGAAGGAAAAAGACTGCGACAAAATTCAGGTCAGAACCTTGATAAACAATGGTCTTTTTGGTACTTAGTCTGTTCGGTTCGAGGGCGCGGTCAGTTATGATATAGCTTCAGCGGCATTAGGGAGATCCTAAATATGAACATTCTGCAGTATTACCCAAGCGGTTACGTTTTCCCGTGTCGTCTTCTATGCGTTTACTTTCGGAATCATGCGCATAGGAGGCTGAAATAAGTTTTGCGTTCGTAACAGCTGTTTGCCTTTGCTTGGCTGCTGCCTTCGCTAATATTTGCAGCATGACGTGATTGGCTGGAACTTTCTCTTTCTAAAAGCTCTAGCAGTAACAACTCTTTTTTGCAAATACCTGAGCAGGACACCAAAAACGTGAGTTGCCATCCTAGGTGTGCACTCGGAACGGATACTGTTGGTTCTGTTAcactcgatttttttttattgacaagCAAATAATGCGATACTTGCACCAACAGATGGTGCCAGCTAGTCATTTCACATGAGTACCATGGCAATGTATCA
This Dermacentor silvarum isolate Dsil-2018 chromosome 6, BIME_Dsil_1.4, whole genome shotgun sequence DNA region includes the following protein-coding sequences:
- the LOC119456932 gene encoding endothelin-converting enzyme 1; protein product: MGGANSRLQREFLNVEFGHGCPVCDRLWFDVNLSTLNSVRDLEKRNVAVQLLREAFPAENEPGEMKKIGTLYQSQRHIIASPPPPPERPKLGTKATVVAALLVVAVAVCVVSAIAVPITRRIRRAAQLAGLCETTACTSYARMVAQSTSGSVNPCHNFYHFVCEGYANSSRSVFRDHMDTFTSLVTRSLRTAVAPESAQSAFEKAAVFYQSCVAVVAEGTNQFDQFRDIMEDAGILWPRVAQTPELMASMLKMAITLNLFTIVFFAADSDVGKCRIEIWKGDILEYMKRRRHELEAVGKYEMYYESFSRIFGVDDENAISTKSKGGDAPVSSRNASLNFQQFLQTENIVFHYLTGRKRSAKAVFDNIARLHRVSPSITAWRWADVFRQMMGMPSARADNASSLTLPCSQEITVWDLQYLRSLDDALLAVGWHQLHFYYGWTIVQVLARFMSYGLSVMSHGSVKAARDESPLHCLRLTESSVGLVVYQRYAATDFNKDTRLELHEMVNVVYAALLRMLQANPDLDVRETSIDLRLLESTLLPKFELIEDTTRLDRLFADVPNMAKDSFAQNWLQLQQALRRMRPAVRHAIRPFYLSTTATASGYSIRRASDRRELGLAPYVSLLPLYDHQLVDSIKYGGLGSMIAEATFQFFQEHLPKQSRFRSLLEQRTRCYENGALHGLKADPTKVAAFERAVALSFLWQAFRSPLRRRDPRWRLHGLDSFSEEQLFFVASCFPLCTGYQSEAAEMQCNEPLRHSRYFPGAFHCPGGAPMNPRLKCTVFY